GCCGAAGAAGCTCTCAAACGCTTTTTGCGCTCCGACCCTTACGCGCTGCAAGGCTGCATCTTCGACTCTACCCGACAGGTCTTTGCCACCTACGTAAAGGGCAAAAAAAGCAACCTCGCCCCCTTCAAAGAAGTCGCGCTCAAAGTCCCCGAAGTAGTCTTTAATTTTGCCGACAAAAGTGCCGACATTTATTTGGCGCAAAGCGATACCTACGGTGCTAAAATTGGGACAGTCTATCTGCGCTATGCCCTAACGCCGCACTATGAGCGTTTTTATGCCTATTTGAGCGTCATGGGGATAGTTTTTTTAGCGACCCTTTTGTTTAGCTATTTGCTTTCTGCCAACCTCCAAAAAATCGTTACCCGTCCGATTTTAGAATTAGCCGCCAAGACAAAAGAAATTGCGCTACACAAAAATTACAACATTCAGATTGAAAATGATAGACACGACGAAATTGGCACTTTGCGCGATAATTTTAATGAAATGCTCACCCAAATAGAGCAGCAAAATTCTAACTTAATTGTAGCCAAACAGCAAGCAGAGGAATCGGCAAGGGTCAAACAAGACTTTTTAGCCAATATGAGTCACGAAATTCGCACACCCATGAACGGCGTATATGGCATGTCGGAATTGCTCTTGGATACCGATTTGAACGAGAAACAACTGATGTATGTCAATGCCATCAAGACCTCTGCCGACCACCTTTTGGTTATCATCGACGACATTTTAGACCTCTCCAAACTCGAAGCAGGCAAGATGACCTTCGAGATGCAGCCGCTTGATTTGAAAATCCTCCTCGATGAGGTGCAAAACTCGATGCGCCTACGCGCCCAAGCCCGCAACATAGAACTGCGCCTGAAATTGCCCACCGATTTATATCCCTTTATCAAGACCGACCCTGTGCGCTTGCGTCAGGTCTTGCTCAATTTGGTTAGTAATGCGATAAAATTCACGCACGAAGGTTATGTAGAAATTGGCTTGCAAGTGTTAGAAACGGGCTTCGACTTCCAAACGCTGCATTTTTGGGTACAAGACACAGGTATCGGTATTCCACAGGATAAGCTCGATAGCATCTTTTCTATCTTTACACAAGCGAGCAGCAGCACTACGCGCAAATATGGCGGCACAGGTTTGGGGCTTGCCATCTGCAAACAGCTTGTAGAGCAGCAGGGCGGCAAAGTATTGGTAAAAAGCAGAGAGGGCGAAGGCAGTATGTTTAGCTTCCACCTCACTTTTGAAAAAGTAAAACCCCAAGATGTGCCTACGCCTAAGGCTCTGCCTACCAAAAACAATCCCTACAACACACCGCTCAAAACTTTTCCACCAGAAACGACCAAAGAAAATTTGGCAGTAGCCGCCCAAAATCTTCAAAATCAGGGCAATCACAAAGAAAATATAGCCAAAACTGCTTCGGAAAGAGAAACCAAAAAGCTCCAAACCGAACCCACCAGTGCGGAAAATACAGCACCCAAACGTATCCTTTTGGCAGAGGACAACGAAATCAACCAGATGCTCGTCGTGCAGATGCTCAAAAATTGGGGCTACCTCGTAACAGTGGTAGATAATGGCAAAAAAGCCTTAGAAAAAATCGCCGCCGAACCCTTCGATATCGTCCTTATGGACGTACACATGCCCGAAATGGACGGCTACCAAGCCACACAAGAAATTCGAAGCAAGGTTTCGAAAACCGTTCCTATTATCGCCATGACCGCCTCTGCCCTCAAAGGCGAAGCCGAAAGGTGCTTGGCAGCAGGCATGAGCGATTACATTGCCAAACCTTTTCCAAAGGATAGCCTCAAAAGCAAGCTCGAATATTATGTAGGAAATGGAAAAGGATAACATAAAAACTTCTTCCTAACTAAAAGTGAAAGTCTTACTCTGCATTATCGGTAATTTAGCAACGGGAAAGAGCAGCCTCTGCCGCCAACTTGTGGCAGACCTGCCCCAATTTTCTTATTTTTCTATCGATGCCTACCGCCACCAATACAACCTCGATGGGAGCGTAGAAGGTGAAGCCCTCGCACAGACGCGCCTCTACCAAGATGTGCTGGCTTCGCAAAAAGCCATTTTGGAGATGAGTGGCGTTTCGCAAGCCTACCGCACCCTCAAATGGGACGCTGCACAGGCAGGCTTCCGCGTTTGGGTCTTCAAACTGACCTGTGAGCAAGATACACTCTTAGACCGCCTCCAACAAAGAGCCGAAGCGGGCTACCTTTTGCCCCCAATGCCCTACTTTCAAAACCGCGCCTTTCTTAGCTCAATTCAGTACATAGACCATATTTTGGGTACAGAAAGCGCAGACCTAACCTTTGAAACAGAACAGGCAGACTGGACAGAAATAAGTCTTCAAATTCGCCGATTCTTGAAAAAGGAAATAAACAAAATCAAAGAAAAGAAATAAAACTAAAAAGTATTTTAACATCAATAACGCCAAAAATGATAAGACTTTGGAAACTACTTTATCCCTTGTTTCCAAATTTGATTGGCTTGCTTTTCCTTCTGCCCTTCGAAAAAACATTTCCTACAACGTGGCTCATAGCTTTCCTTCTCACCCAATAAAATCTGTGCCTGACTTTCATCTAAGCGATAAGAATAAGAAGCAACCGCCCCACAACAGACACAAATCGCACGTACCTTCGTTACAAACTCTGCCATCGCCATCAATTCGGGCAATAAACCAAAGGGTTTGCCCTCAAAATCCATATCTAAGCCTGCCAAAATAATACGCTTGCCCTGATTTGCTAAGTGCTGACAGACCGCTGGTAGTTCGGCATCAAAAAACTGTGCCTCATCTATGCCAATTACTTTAAAATCCGATTTTTCTTTTTTCTCTAAACTTGATATAATTTCTACAATCTCTTTCGCCTTCGATACAGGTACAGACTCAAGCGTATTTTGGTTGTGAGAAACGATTTTTTCTATGTCGTAGCGCACATCTAAGGCAGGTTTGAAGACCAAAACAGGCTGCTTGGCTATCAAAGAGCGACGCAGGCGGCGTATCAATTCTTCGGTTTTGCCCGAAAACATAGAGCCACAAATAACCTCTATCCAACCGTAAGCAGGAAGAGCGGTAGGGTAATTATGCAAGTTTGGTTCTAAAAACATAGCCAATTTAAAAAGCAACCTTAGAAATCTACATGGAAACTAAAAACGCACCGAAGCCGCTTGTCTTTCAGCGCGTTTTTAGCTTTTTTAGGGAAAAGAACCCAAAAGTAGAAAATTATTCGGCAAAAGCAAAACTACCCGCCCCAATTCCTACCTGATAACGCGCCGTTTCTGCACCCGAAGGGTTGAAAATCAGCACCTTATTATTTTCAGGATTGCTAAAATCGGCTTGCAAAGTCCAAATATCACCCGAAGACGTTAGCTCAAAATTTCGGAAACTGCCTGCTATCAAAGGGGCAGTGGGCAAAGAAGGCGCAGCCAAACTTGTCTTGTAAATGCCGTCAGAGAGTTGGAAATAGAGATTATCGCCTACCACCTGCAAATTGCCCCGTACATTGAGCGGCGCAACACTCAAAGTTAGCTCGCTATTTTTGCGTAGGCTGCCTGTGCTAAAATTGTATAAAGCCCCTATCGGAGTCTGGAAATTTTCATCATAGGCAAAGGTCATGACCCAAAGCGTACCATTTTTATCTACTTGCATCTGATACGGACTATAAGGTGCAGTATCCAAACTATCTATTAAAGTATTAGAAGCAATGTCATAGACGTAGATATTGGTAGTAAAGCTATTGCCTACAAAGGCTTTTCCATTTGCCGAAGCGATATATTCTGCTCCCGCCCCCGCAGGCATTTCGCCTATGATAGCATCAGTATTGGTGTCCAAAATCAAGATTTTGGGCGCAATCGTATTGCCACTAAAAGGATTGCCCCAAGTAGAAAGATAGGCTTTTGTATCGGAAACGCTATGAAAATAACGCGGATTTTGGAAATTACCCGTAAGGGTGCTGCTACTTTTAAAGGTATGACGATTGACAACTTCTACTTTATGGCTTGCATTGACGACCAAATAGGCTTTATCGCCCTGCAAAGCCACCGATTGTAGAATGTCGCCCAAAGGACGGGCGTTTTCAGTTGCAAAAATCCCTTGTCTTATCTGCCCTTCGGGAGAAAGGAAACTTACTGTCGCATTTCCTTGTCCGAAATTGCCTTCACAACCGATAAAAGCCCCTCTACTGTAACGGTCTAAAACACGCACTTTGCGCGTATCCGAAACGGTTTTGCCAAAACCGCGCACCTGCAATTCGATTTCATACTCACCAAATTCTTCAAAGCGAAGGAGTGCCTCTGCCGTTGTCGCTACCTCAATGCCATTTTGAAGCCAACGGATTTGTAAATTATTGGGCGAAGTGGAATATTCCGCCGCAAAGCGCACCTCTGCCCCTACCTGCACCGTCGTATCCGCGCTGGGGCGCGTAAGGCGCACGATAAGGTCTTCATTTTCATCTTCGGAATTACAGGCTGAAAAAAGAAGCGTGAAGGCTAAAAAAAGCCAATAAAATCTTTTTTTCATACTAAAATAGTTGTTTTTTGTGTAATGAATAAGAAAGATAAGGTCTAAATGTGAAGGAAGTGAAAGTCCTTATCATTTAAACTTTTGAACTAAAAACGACGACAGTCCAAACCTACCCTTGTTTGTATGCAGATTTTTATGAAATTTCATAAAAAATCTTACACGCCTACAAAGTCAAAGCAGCGCGAATGAAAAGGACAAAATAGCCCTTCGCATTTCAAATTTGAACCCAAAAGACAAAAAGAGGGAATTTGCCTTTGCCGATATGTGGTTTTTTTCCCGAAACCTTGCATAGGCGGACTATCTATCGAGCAGGTCTCCTGACTTAGAGCCACCTTTTCCCTTCCCATTCTTAGTTTCCTTTAAAGGCATGTGTGTGATTGCCTACTTAGGTAGCTGCAAACAGTGGTCTTTAAAAAGGCTCTTGCTTAAAATGCTCCTTACAGTTGCGGGTACAGCGACGGATTTGCACCGCCTTCCCTTTTCAAGTGTGCCAAAAAGCCACACTCACTCGTTAGACAAGGGCAAAGGTAATACTTTTTAGCTATTTTTTGCAGCCGATTTTCTTTTTTTTGGCGCAGGTTGCAGATTTTTCAGTATTTTAGGCGCAAGTTCAGCCTTTTGGGTCTGACCTCTCTTTCTCACCTTTTTTATCTTCCTACTTCATCTTCATACTATGCTTCGTAATTTGAAATTCTTTTGGCAGGCTGCCTTTTTATTGCTTCTTTTCTTAGGAGTAGAAATAGGGTTTGCAAACTGTTTCTCTGCCCTTTCTGCCCAGCAAAGCGCAAGCCTTGAAGCAGGTGTTTTTGGGTATCGCAACGAAAGTTATCAGATAGAATTGCAAATTTTGTCGGTTTCGGATACCGAAATAACTTTTAAACTAACTTCTAAGGACTCCGAAGATGGTTGTACCAACTTGCTCGAGGGAACAGCTGAGAGAGTAAAATATGAAAACGACATTTTAGATGAATCGGATAAATTCTTTCTTCCTAATAAAGAAGAAATTGAAGCGATAGGCGGCATAAAAGTTTTTCATTACCATGCAAAAAAAGATATTGAAACATCTTTTCGTCTTTATTTTGCCACCACACACAATAAAGTTTGGATACAAGACCTAAGCTGCTTCTTCGATGACAATGCTTGTAGCTTTTTTATGTATAATTGGCTTTTTCTGATGTAAAAAGTTTGATGCCCCCCATTTCAATCTTGCTTCGGACAAGGCAGTGCCTTTTCCCTACCTATTTCTGCAAATGTTTCTCTGATTTTTATTTCTTTTTACTTCTTTTTATTTTTCACTTTCCAAAACGCTATGCAAACCGAAAAAATATCGCCACAAAAATCAATACCACAACCTACCCTTTCAAAAAGCCTCGAAACGATAGCCTCTCACTACGAAGTCGTCGTGATAGGTTCGGGCTATGGGGGTTCTATCATGGCTTCGCGCTTGGCACGTGCAGGCAGGCAGGTCTGCCTTTTAGAGCGTGGCAAAGAATTTAGGGCAGGCGATTTTCCCGACACGCAATTAGAAGCGGCAGCCGAATTTCAGGTGCAAACGCCCCAAAAACATATCGGCAATGAATTAGGACTCTACGATTTTCATATCGGCAAGGACATCAATGTCTTTGTGGGCTGCGGCTTAGGGGGGACTTCTTTGGTCAATGCCAATGTTGCCATTCGCCCTGAAAAGCGCGTCTTTGAAGACCCACTTTTTCCGAAAATATTGCGAGAAGAATTTGAAAAAGAGGGCAGTTTTTTAGAAAAAGGCTACCAGCGTGCTTGGTCTATGCTCAAACCAAACCCCTATCCCGACACGTTTCCGCCTTTGGCAAAGATGCAAGCCATGCAAAAATCTGCCGCCGCCCTTCAAGAGCCGTTTCGCAAACTCGACATCACCGTCAATTTTGAAAAAGAAAGTCTCAATCAGGTAGGTGTGCCACAAAAGCCCTGCAATCTTTGTGGCGATTGTGTATCGGGCTGCAATCAGCAGGCGAAAAATACGCTCACGATGAATTATTTGCCCGACGCTGTGGCGCATGGGGCTTCTATTTTCACACAAATTTCGGTGCAATACATCGAGCAGGTAGAGCAGGAAGGGAAAAAAGTCTGGAACATTTACTACAAAATCGCGGGGGCAGGCAGAAAACTCTTTACAGAAGCACTTTCCTTTATTTCAGCCGACTATGTCGTAGTGGCAGCAGGCACGCTTGGCTCTTCTCAAATCTTATTGCGCTCGAAAGAAAAGGGATTGCCACTTTCAGAACAGGTAGGCAAGCATTTTTCGGGCAATGGCGATGTCTTGGGTTTTGGGTTTAATAACGACCAAAACATCAATGGTATCGGCTGGGGCGCACGAAAGGAAGACCCTCAAAATCCCGTAGGACCTTGCATTACGAGCGTTATCGATATGCGCAACCGTCCGAACCTAAACGAGGGCATGGTCATCGAAGAAGGCTCTGTACCCGGTGCTATGGCGGCGACTTTTCCCCAACTTTTTATGCCTTTGGCAGGCAAAATAGGTACAGATACCGACGAGGGTCTTTCCGACAAGATAGGCGAAAAGTTGCGCATCTTGGAAAGTTGGGTTTGGCAGGGCGCGTACAAAGGGGCAATGCAAAATACACAGACCTTTTTGGTGATGACGCACGACGATTCGAAGGGTGAATTGCTTTTAGAAAATGACCGCCTCAAAATTTCGTGGAAAGGCGTAGGCAAACAGCCCATTTTCGAAACCGTTAATGAGAATTTGTATAAAGCCACCGAAGCCTTAGGCGGCACTTATGTTCCGAATCCTATCTGGACAGACCTCTTCGAACACGACTTAGTTACGGTGCATCCTTTGGGGGGCTGCATTATGGCAGAAAATGCCGAAAAAGGCGTAGTCAATCACAAAGGGCAGGTTTTTGATGTTTCACAAGGCAAAGAAGGGGCAGTTTTCGAAACGCTTTACGTAGCCGATGGCTCTATTGTACCGCGTTCTTTGGGTGCAAATCCATTCTTGACCATTTCGGCACTTGCCGAGCGCACTGCCCTGCTGCTTTGTCAAGAAAAGGGTTGGCAAATGGAAGAGGGTTTTGAAAAAAATGCGACTTTTTTTGCCCAAAAAGCCGAAACCAAACCGCGCAGGGGCGTACAATTTTCCGAACAAATGGAAGGCTTTATTTCTACTCAAAGCCAACATTGGACAAATGCCACAGGCTATGAAGCCTACCAAAAAGCCTTCGAAGCGGGCAAAAACAACGATTCTGCCTGTGAGATTACCGTTACAATCGTCATTCACGACTTGGAGGCACTGATAGAAAATCCTGCTCATTATGCCCAAACCGCAGGAACGGTTACTGCCCCCGCCCTTTCAGCGCAACCCCTGACCTTTGCAGAAGGCAATTTCAACGTCCTTTCTGCCGACCCCGACCGCATGGCTGCCAAAAATATGATTTACCACGCCTGCCTCGAATCTGTAGAAGGCAATTATTTTTGGTTTGAAGGCTACAAAGTTGTGCGCAACGACAAAGGTTTTGACGCTTGGGCAGATACCACAACCCTTTACACGACCATTTATGAGGGCAAAAACAACAAGGGAAAGGTAGTAGCCAAAGGGATTCTGCACATCTCGCCTATTGGTTTTGCCAAACAGCTTGCCACGCTACAAGCCCTGCATACAGATAATTTGATAGATAGTTTGAAAGTGAAAACGCTATGGGGCAAATTTGCCTTCGGTAGCATTTTCGATACCTACGGCGGCATTTTTGCAAAAGACACCCTCTTTAATCCCGATACACCACCACGCAAAAAGCGTCCGCTTCACACAAGCACCCCCGAACTGCATAGCGTCCGTACCAGCGACGGCATAGATTTGCTCCTGACACGCTATAAGCCTCAAAATCAAGAAGTTAAAGGTGTAGTAGCTCTCTCGCATGGGTTTAGCGTTTCGGGACTTATTTTCCAGATGGACACCTTAGAACCGAATTTGGTAGAATTTTTATACCAAAATGGGTATGAAGTATGGGTCATGGAATATCGCACCAGCATCTTGCTGCCTTCGGCTTCGCGCCAAAGTACGGCAGATGAAGTAGCACTTCAAGATTATCCTGCGCTTTTAGGAAAGATTTTGGAAGTTACGGGTGAAAAAGAAGTACATTTGGTAACGCATTGCGTAGGGGCAATTACGGCGGTGATGGCTCTGCTTTCAGGTTTGAAGGGGGTAAAATCGCTTACCTGTTTTCAAATTGCGGCGCACGTAATGGGCGGCACTCAAATCGAACTCAAAGCCAATTTGCACGTACCGACCCTTCTACACAAATTGGGCATGGAAAGCATTTCGGCTTATACCGACGAAAATGCCTCTTGGTTGGATAAACTTCTTAATAAAGTTGTCAAATTATACGCGCAACCTTTGGGCGCAGCCACCAACGACCCCATTTCGAATCGCGTAACCTTTATGTTTGCGCCTTTGTACGAAAAGGAAAACATCAACCCTGCCACTTTCGAGGCTTTCCACGAAATGTTTGGTATCGCCAATATGACCATGTACGAACATCTGACCCTGATGACACGCCAAAAACAGTTGGTCAATGCCGAAGGGCAAGATGTCTATATGCCACACCTGCAAAGCCGCCTCAACTTGCCGATTTGCTTCATTCATGGGGCTGAAAATCAGGTCTTTGCCCCTATCGCAACGCAGACAACGTACCAAGAACTCTGCCGTCTGAATGGCGCAGAAAAATATAGCTACCATCTTATTGAAGGCTATGGACATCAAGATTGTGTGATTGGCAAGGAAGCCGCCCAAGATGTGTTCGCTCACGTGTTAGCGCATTTGGAAAAATGGGCGTAGCCGCTTTGCAGTAAAAGACTTTCTGCTTTCTCTTATAGGGCGTTTTTACAAAGTTCAGAAAGTCAACAAACGAGGTTTTGTGCTTCGTGCAAACCTGCTGAACCCCCACCCTGCCCTCCCCCCATAGGGGAGGGTTCGAAAACCAAATCATTTTTTTGCATAAATGTAAAAAAATGATGCTGAATAAAAGCCCCGCCCTATGGCAGTAATGTTAAGTTCTGTAAAAAGCCTTATTTTGTCAAAGTTTTGTCAAATTTGACACAAAATAAAATTTGGACTGACCCCTATTTTTGGGTCTGAAAATCCTTTTTTATTTCAATCTCACTGCGGACAAGGCAGTGCCTTGTCCCTACATTTGCATTTGATTTTTAGAATTTAACATCACTGCACCCTGCCCTCCCCCCATAGGGGAGGGTTCGAAAACAAAACTAATTTTCAAGGTTTTGTATCATAACTAAAAGATGTTTTATGATAAAAAAGCCCCGCCCTATGGGGGCGGGGTGTATTTAAGGCTTTTATCGTTGCAACAACGCCCCGCAGGGCAAAATTGAAAAACATAGTTGGTTCATTGGTGCAGGGTTCGGACAACGCAGTGCGTTTTCCCTACTTTGGAAAAATTAGTTGTAAAATTAGCTGTAAAAACTGTCTGTCAAATTATTGGTGAAAGTCGCCTTATTTTCTAATTTTCTGCCTTTTGTATGATTGCTGTCCGCAAAAATTTCGAGCAACCACCTCTTCTTCTGCAAAGTGCGGAAGTGGAAGGTCATATCCAAAAAATTTTAAGGGGGGAAATGCGCCACCCCGAAGTGCGCCCCGATATTCTGCTGCACCCCGAAGTGATAGGCAAACTGCTCGAACTCTATCGCCATAAGTGCGCCTATTGCGAAACGCCCATTGGGGTAGAAAACCTGCCTGCTTTCGTTACGCACTACCGTCCGCTGACGCTTTATCCTTGGCTTATTTATGAATGGAGCAATTTGCTGCCCGTTTGTCAGGATTGTTATTTGTACAAAGAAAATACCTTTCCCATTCTGCACAGCCAAAAGCGCGTGAAGGCTGCCCCCCTAAATCGCCAAAAATGGAGAGCCGATTCAGAGGAATTTTTAGCCGAAAATCCCCTTATCCTGCACCCTGAAATAGATGTACCCGAACGCAGTTTGGCTCTCGATGCAGAAGGAAAATGGCAGGCTATCCGACGCAATTTCAAGGCTGCTACCACCATTTATACCTACAAACTCAATGCAGGACGCGCCGCCACAGATAGGCAGAAACTGCTC
This window of the Hugenholtzia roseola DSM 9546 genome carries:
- a CDS encoding ATP-binding protein — translated: MNTKKGFWRNISIKNKVILVIMLVTSVALLFPFVAFLAYDFFTYREQVRNEYIKKAEFIGKENVITLEFNNAVSAEEALKRFLRSDPYALQGCIFDSTRQVFATYVKGKKSNLAPFKEVALKVPEVVFNFADKSADIYLAQSDTYGAKIGTVYLRYALTPHYERFYAYLSVMGIVFLATLLFSYLLSANLQKIVTRPILELAAKTKEIALHKNYNIQIENDRHDEIGTLRDNFNEMLTQIEQQNSNLIVAKQQAEESARVKQDFLANMSHEIRTPMNGVYGMSELLLDTDLNEKQLMYVNAIKTSADHLLVIIDDILDLSKLEAGKMTFEMQPLDLKILLDEVQNSMRLRAQARNIELRLKLPTDLYPFIKTDPVRLRQVLLNLVSNAIKFTHEGYVEIGLQVLETGFDFQTLHFWVQDTGIGIPQDKLDSIFSIFTQASSSTTRKYGGTGLGLAICKQLVEQQGGKVLVKSREGEGSMFSFHLTFEKVKPQDVPTPKALPTKNNPYNTPLKTFPPETTKENLAVAAQNLQNQGNHKENIAKTASERETKKLQTEPTSAENTAPKRILLAEDNEINQMLVVQMLKNWGYLVTVVDNGKKALEKIAAEPFDIVLMDVHMPEMDGYQATQEIRSKVSKTVPIIAMTASALKGEAERCLAAGMSDYIAKPFPKDSLKSKLEYYVGNGKG
- a CDS encoding DUF5074 domain-containing protein, coding for MKKRFYWLFLAFTLLFSACNSEDENEDLIVRLTRPSADTTVQVGAEVRFAAEYSTSPNNLQIRWLQNGIEVATTAEALLRFEEFGEYEIELQVRGFGKTVSDTRKVRVLDRYSRGAFIGCEGNFGQGNATVSFLSPEGQIRQGIFATENARPLGDILQSVALQGDKAYLVVNASHKVEVVNRHTFKSSSTLTGNFQNPRYFHSVSDTKAYLSTWGNPFSGNTIAPKILILDTNTDAIIGEMPAGAGAEYIASANGKAFVGNSFTTNIYVYDIASNTLIDSLDTAPYSPYQMQVDKNGTLWVMTFAYDENFQTPIGALYNFSTGSLRKNSELTLSVAPLNVRGNLQVVGDNLYFQLSDGIYKTSLAAPSLPTAPLIAGSFRNFELTSSGDIWTLQADFSNPENNKVLIFNPSGAETARYQVGIGAGSFAFAE
- a CDS encoding thymidine kinase — its product is MFLEPNLHNYPTALPAYGWIEVICGSMFSGKTEELIRRLRRSLIAKQPVLVFKPALDVRYDIEKIVSHNQNTLESVPVSKAKEIVEIISSLEKKEKSDFKVIGIDEAQFFDAELPAVCQHLANQGKRIILAGLDMDFEGKPFGLLPELMAMAEFVTKVRAICVCCGAVASYSYRLDESQAQILLGEKESYEPRCRKCFFEGQKEKQANQIWKQGIK
- a CDS encoding GMC family oxidoreductase, with protein sequence MQTEKISPQKSIPQPTLSKSLETIASHYEVVVIGSGYGGSIMASRLARAGRQVCLLERGKEFRAGDFPDTQLEAAAEFQVQTPQKHIGNELGLYDFHIGKDINVFVGCGLGGTSLVNANVAIRPEKRVFEDPLFPKILREEFEKEGSFLEKGYQRAWSMLKPNPYPDTFPPLAKMQAMQKSAAALQEPFRKLDITVNFEKESLNQVGVPQKPCNLCGDCVSGCNQQAKNTLTMNYLPDAVAHGASIFTQISVQYIEQVEQEGKKVWNIYYKIAGAGRKLFTEALSFISADYVVVAAGTLGSSQILLRSKEKGLPLSEQVGKHFSGNGDVLGFGFNNDQNINGIGWGARKEDPQNPVGPCITSVIDMRNRPNLNEGMVIEEGSVPGAMAATFPQLFMPLAGKIGTDTDEGLSDKIGEKLRILESWVWQGAYKGAMQNTQTFLVMTHDDSKGELLLENDRLKISWKGVGKQPIFETVNENLYKATEALGGTYVPNPIWTDLFEHDLVTVHPLGGCIMAENAEKGVVNHKGQVFDVSQGKEGAVFETLYVADGSIVPRSLGANPFLTISALAERTALLLCQEKGWQMEEGFEKNATFFAQKAETKPRRGVQFSEQMEGFISTQSQHWTNATGYEAYQKAFEAGKNNDSACEITVTIVIHDLEALIENPAHYAQTAGTVTAPALSAQPLTFAEGNFNVLSADPDRMAAKNMIYHACLESVEGNYFWFEGYKVVRNDKGFDAWADTTTLYTTIYEGKNNKGKVVAKGILHISPIGFAKQLATLQALHTDNLIDSLKVKTLWGKFAFGSIFDTYGGIFAKDTLFNPDTPPRKKRPLHTSTPELHSVRTSDGIDLLLTRYKPQNQEVKGVVALSHGFSVSGLIFQMDTLEPNLVEFLYQNGYEVWVMEYRTSILLPSASRQSTADEVALQDYPALLGKILEVTGEKEVHLVTHCVGAITAVMALLSGLKGVKSLTCFQIAAHVMGGTQIELKANLHVPTLLHKLGMESISAYTDENASWLDKLLNKVVKLYAQPLGAATNDPISNRVTFMFAPLYEKENINPATFEAFHEMFGIANMTMYEHLTLMTRQKQLVNAEGQDVYMPHLQSRLNLPICFIHGAENQVFAPIATQTTYQELCRLNGAEKYSYHLIEGYGHQDCVIGKEAAQDVFAHVLAHLEKWA